In Falsibacillus albus, a single window of DNA contains:
- the floA gene encoding flotillin-like protein FloA (flotillin-like protein involved in membrane lipid rafts), which translates to MDASMILILLAIAVGIIVLAILFTFVPVMLWISALAAGVKISIFTLIGMRLRRVIPNRVINPLIKASKAGINVTINQLESHYLAGGNVDRVVNALIAAHRANIELSFERCAAIDLAGRNVLEAVQMSVNPKVIETPFIAGVAMNGIEVKAKARITVRANIERLVGGAGEETVIARVGEGIVSTIGSSDNHKKVLENPDLISQTVLTKGLDAGTAFEILSIDIADVDIGKNIGAELQTEQAEADKNIAQAKAEERRAMAVASEQEMKARVQEMRAKVVEAEAKVPLAMAEALRSGNIGVMDYMNFKNIDADTDMRGSIGKMTGDKKDKNTDSNN; encoded by the coding sequence ATGGACGCTAGTATGATTTTAATCTTATTGGCTATTGCTGTAGGAATTATTGTTTTAGCAATTCTGTTTACATTTGTTCCCGTGATGCTATGGATTTCGGCATTGGCAGCAGGGGTGAAGATAAGCATTTTCACATTAATCGGAATGAGGCTTCGACGCGTTATACCAAACCGAGTAATCAATCCGTTGATCAAAGCTTCCAAGGCAGGGATCAATGTTACAATCAATCAATTGGAAAGCCATTATCTGGCCGGGGGGAATGTCGACCGGGTTGTAAATGCTTTGATTGCGGCACATCGTGCAAATATTGAACTTTCTTTCGAAAGATGCGCAGCGATTGATCTCGCAGGACGTAATGTACTGGAAGCCGTTCAGATGAGTGTAAATCCTAAAGTGATCGAAACTCCGTTTATTGCAGGGGTTGCCATGAATGGGATTGAAGTGAAAGCAAAAGCAAGAATCACCGTACGAGCCAATATCGAGAGGCTGGTAGGGGGGGCAGGAGAAGAAACGGTCATTGCCCGGGTAGGTGAAGGTATAGTAAGTACGATCGGTTCTTCTGATAACCACAAAAAGGTGCTTGAAAATCCAGATCTGATTTCACAAACAGTTTTAACGAAAGGATTGGATGCCGGGACCGCTTTTGAAATACTTTCAATCGATATTGCGGATGTTGATATCGGCAAGAATATCGGTGCCGAGCTACAAACAGAGCAGGCTGAAGCAGATAAAAATATCGCTCAGGCAAAGGCTGAGGAACGTCGGGCTATGGCTGTAGCAAGTGAACAGGAAATGAAAGCGCGTGTGCAAGAGATGCGGGCTAAAGTGGTTGAAGCTGAAGCGAAAGTGCCGTTGGCCATGGCAGAGGCGCTGCGTTCAGGCAATATAGGTGTTATGGATTATATGAACTTTAAAAACATCGATGCTGACACAGACATGAGAGGCTCCATTGGGAAAATGACCGGGGACAAAAAAGATAAGAATACAGATTCGAACAACTGA